One segment of Asterias rubens chromosome 2, eAstRub1.3, whole genome shotgun sequence DNA contains the following:
- the LOC117307446 gene encoding uncharacterized protein LOC117307446, which yields MVAKMPGSRMNKRLFLILLVFIIFCCFGWMHLLFILSSYDLERRHVPLTQLVSFSSKVEHDHDWYHRVCFNGIQSELSISSLDDFIEKWKETYSHADCSNMYTTFSSIYSVNRRSGQLIIPETFQTKFLKWLGNDEELLKEARLQFITSIYNKYTHEQTLFNPLRGKRPGISDLEDVDEFMDELLKKSEKNCDLCDYKYKTAEDTFGRIESEHCATAANAFKVEGFHSLVIPKIHDVRMLTEEIFLDIMHVSMKWYMKVYETDKQWRYPHMVWDSLPQASASQVHPHAHLLLNPVRHYGKVEHLRLAAITYGRENEGKNYFTDLLKVHNALGLSVTLGNATAMAYLNPTKENDVMILSKTPCEDFFRLVYFTIQTFNNLKMYAWSLAIFFPKLEPWSTPGYDDIPVIARFITAGPPSSNRSPAGAFEFFTVNNVNQDPFVVVKKIKNTIDMKKHPQDHLQDAQAQKQEIQQQILELQQKQQDLEQQVKQQQQMGIAPQQQQQQQQPPLQQQLPQQNPLQFERLGEDFIGVHEDTDAKKQGNSEHKAVVEEIGNKD from the exons ATGGTTGCAAAAATGCCCGGTTCACGGATGAACAAACGTCTCTTCTTGATTCTGCTCGTCTTTATTATCTTCTGTTGCTTCGGCTGGATGCATCTCCTGTTCATCTTGTCATCTTACGATTTGGAGCGGAGGCATGTGCCGCTGACCCAGCTGGTGTCCTTCTCATCTAAAGTGGAACACGATCAT GATTGGTACCACCGAGTGTGCTTCAATGGGATCCAGAGTGAGCTTTCAATATCGTCGTTGGATGACTTCATTGAGAAATGGAAAGAGACTTACTCACACGCTGATTGCAG CAATATGTACACCACCTTCTCGAGCATTTACAGTGTTAACCGACGCTCCGGTCAGCTGATCATACCAGAGACCTTCCAGACCAAGTTTCTGAAATGGTTGGGTAACGACGAGGAATTACTCAAAGAAGCCAGGCTACAG ttCATAACGTCCATTTACAACAAGTACACTCATGAACAGACGCTTTTCAACCCGCTGCGGGGTAAGCGTCCCGGAATCAGTGACCTCGAGGACGTCGACGAATTCATGGACGAGCTCTTAAAGAAGTCGGAGAAGAATTGTGACTTATGTGACTATAAATA TAAAACCGCAGAAGATACATTTGGTCGAATTGAGTCGGAGCACTGTGCGACAGCAGCCAATGCTTTCAAGGTTGAAGGATTCCACTCTCTGGTAATCCCTAAGATACATGACGTCCGAATGCTCACTGAGGAGATCTTCTTGGATATAATGCATGTTTCCATGAAATG gtaCATGAAGGTatatgaaacagataaacagtgGCGATATCCACACATGGTATGGGATTCTCTGCCGCAAGCCAGTGCCAGCCAAGTTCACCCACACGCTCATTTATTACTCAATCCTGTCAGGCACTATG GTAAGGTTGAACACTTGAGGTTAGCTGCAATAACGTATGGACGAGAAAATGAAGggaaaaattattttactgaTCTTTTAAAG gTCCACAATGCATTGGGTCTGTCGGTTACCCTCGGCAATGCAACAGCCATGGCGTACCTTAATCCAACAAAggaaaatgacgtcatgatccTAAGCAAAACACCTTGCGAGGATTTCTTTAG ATTAGTGTATTTTACAATTCAAACTTTTAATAATCTGAAGATGTATGCATGGAGTCTTGCCATCTTCTTCCCAAAACTG GAGCCATGGAGCACACCGGGCTATGACGATATTCCAGTCATTGCTAGATTCATTACAGCGGGACCTCCTTCAAGCAACAGGTCACCTGCGGGAGCTTTTGAATTTTTTACA GTAAACAATGTGAACCAAGATCCCTTTGTGGTTGTCAAAAAAATTAAGAACACTATAGACATGAAGAAACACCCGCAAGACCATCTTCAAGATGCGCAGGCTCAGAAACAAGAAATCCAGCAGCAGATTTTAGAACTGCAGCAAAAGCAGCAAGACCTCGAACAGCAAGTGAAGCAACAGCAACAGATGGGCATCGCaccacagcagcagcagcagcagcagcagccacCACTGCAGCAACAGCTGCCACAGCAAAACCCGCTGCAATTTGAAAGGTTGGGGGAAGACTTTATTGGTGTACATGAGGATACAGACGCTAAAAAGCAAGGGAATTCAGAACACAAAGCTGTAGTGGAAGAAATCGGCAATAAAGATTGA